The Catenuloplanes niger genome includes a window with the following:
- a CDS encoding ABC-F family ATP-binding cassette domain-containing protein, translating to MSVPALLAHDLVRTLGTRRVLDGVSLVAAPGQRIGLIGENGTGKTTLLRLLAGADVPDSGTVVRPESLGFLHQELPFPPTATLSDVLDDALREARLALATLDRLAAALSGDASGGTAPNPEPSGGAGPDPDDLLDRYGTWLERAEELAAWDADRRATLVTAGLGLGHLDPARSVGSLSGGERGRLALAALLVRRPAALLLDEPTNHLDDAAAAFLEEELRGLPGVVIVASHDRAFLDAACTDLIDLDPATDGPTRYGGGYTAYQAAKIAERERWQRRFEEEQDELASLRHAASVTAQQVAHGRAPRDSEKMGYGHTAGRVQQQISRRVRNASRRLEELERTQVRKPPKPLRFQPTTLATTAASGLLVSLRDVRVPSRLSLDRLDVSAGDRVLVTGPNGAGKSTLLAVLAGRLDAAGDVRRRRGLRVALLTQDTVFDRPDLLVHELYAATLGPDRAEAVPLGSLGLLPARARTLPVGELSVGQRRRLALALVIADPPELLLLDEPTNHLSPRLADELEDALGTAGPGAVVVASHDRWLRSRWPGRELALPGTR from the coding sequence ATGTCCGTGCCCGCTCTGCTCGCCCATGACCTCGTCCGCACGCTCGGCACGCGCCGCGTGCTCGACGGCGTCTCCCTCGTCGCCGCCCCCGGTCAGCGCATCGGCCTGATCGGTGAGAACGGCACCGGTAAGACCACGCTGCTGCGGCTGCTCGCCGGCGCGGACGTGCCCGACTCGGGCACCGTGGTCCGCCCGGAGTCCCTCGGCTTCCTGCACCAGGAGCTGCCGTTCCCGCCCACCGCCACGCTGTCCGACGTGCTCGACGACGCGCTCCGCGAGGCCCGTCTCGCACTGGCGACGCTCGACCGCCTCGCCGCCGCGCTGTCCGGCGACGCCTCCGGCGGGACGGCGCCGAACCCCGAGCCCTCAGGCGGCGCGGGGCCGGACCCCGACGACCTGCTGGACCGGTACGGCACCTGGCTGGAACGGGCGGAGGAACTGGCCGCCTGGGACGCGGACCGGCGGGCGACGCTGGTGACGGCCGGGCTCGGTCTCGGCCACCTGGATCCGGCCCGCAGCGTGGGCTCGCTGTCCGGCGGCGAACGCGGGCGCCTCGCGCTGGCCGCGCTGCTGGTGCGCCGCCCGGCCGCGCTGCTGCTGGACGAGCCGACCAACCACCTCGACGACGCGGCCGCCGCGTTCCTGGAGGAGGAACTGCGCGGCCTGCCCGGCGTGGTGATCGTGGCCAGTCACGACCGCGCGTTCCTGGACGCGGCCTGCACCGACCTGATCGACCTGGACCCGGCCACGGACGGACCGACCCGGTACGGCGGCGGCTACACCGCGTACCAGGCCGCGAAGATCGCCGAACGGGAGCGGTGGCAGCGCCGCTTCGAGGAGGAACAGGACGAGCTGGCGTCGCTGCGCCACGCGGCCTCGGTCACCGCGCAGCAGGTCGCGCACGGCCGGGCGCCACGGGACAGCGAGAAGATGGGCTACGGCCACACCGCCGGCCGCGTCCAGCAGCAGATCTCCCGCCGGGTCCGCAACGCGTCCCGCCGGCTGGAGGAACTGGAACGCACCCAGGTCCGCAAGCCGCCCAAGCCGCTGCGGTTCCAGCCCACCACGCTGGCCACGACGGCCGCCTCCGGCCTGCTGGTCTCGCTGCGTGACGTGCGCGTGCCCAGCCGGCTGTCCCTCGACCGCCTGGACGTCTCGGCCGGCGACCGCGTGCTCGTCACCGGCCCGAACGGCGCCGGCAAGTCCACGCTGCTCGCCGTGCTCGCCGGTCGCCTCGACGCGGCCGGCGACGTGCGGCGGCGCCGCGGGCTGCGGGTGGCGCTGCTGACCCAGGACACCGTCTTCGACCGGCCGGACCTGCTCGTCCACGAGCTCTACGCCGCCACGCTCGGCCCGGACCGCGCGGAGGCGGTGCCGCTCGGTTCGCTCGGCCTGCTCCCGGCCCGCGCCCGGACGCTGCCGGTCGGCGAGCTGTCCGTCGGCCAGCGACGGCGGCTCGCGCTCGCACTGGTCATCGCGGACCCGCCGGAACTGCTGCTGCTCGACGAGCCCACCAACCACCTCTCCCCGCGGCTCGCCGACGAGCTGGAGGACGCGCTCGGCACCGCCGGTCCCGGCGCCGTGGTGGTCGCCAGCCACGACCGCTGGCTCCGCTCGCGCTGGCCGGGCCGCGAACTGGCGCTGCCGGGCACCCGCTGA
- a CDS encoding DUF2332 domain-containing protein, with amino-acid sequence MTDVRYSAFAREARGVSPAYEALARGVAGDAELIALIDRLPEARRQPNLLFGSVRLLGGPVDSWAGFRAFVVERWDAVALQMRARITQTNEAGRCAVLLPVLASLPQPLALLEVGASAGLCLYPDRYSYRYGPYVLGDGVPVLDCVSDLLPSRLPDVVWRAGIDLNPLDVRSPADLAWLDALIWPEHEHRRTRLRAAAAVAAADPPLLVRGDLVEALPSLAARAPAGATLVVFHTSVLYLVPPEPRAAFVSLVRSLPGHWISNEAPDVLPPATPVGAPPDGHHNLLALDGRPIAWTRGHGQGMTAVRG; translated from the coding sequence ATGACCGATGTGCGGTACAGCGCGTTCGCGCGGGAAGCGCGCGGAGTGTCGCCGGCGTACGAGGCGCTGGCGCGCGGGGTGGCCGGGGACGCGGAGCTGATCGCGCTGATCGATCGGCTGCCGGAGGCCAGGCGGCAGCCGAATCTGCTGTTCGGGTCGGTACGGCTGCTGGGCGGGCCGGTGGACTCGTGGGCCGGGTTCCGGGCGTTCGTGGTGGAGCGGTGGGACGCGGTGGCGCTCCAGATGCGCGCGCGGATCACGCAGACGAACGAGGCCGGGCGGTGTGCGGTGCTGCTGCCGGTGCTGGCGTCGCTGCCGCAGCCGCTGGCGCTGCTGGAGGTGGGCGCGTCCGCCGGGCTGTGCCTCTATCCGGACCGCTACTCCTACCGGTACGGCCCGTACGTGCTCGGGGACGGCGTACCGGTGCTGGACTGCGTTTCTGATCTTCTGCCGTCCCGGCTGCCGGACGTGGTGTGGCGGGCCGGTATCGACCTGAACCCGCTGGACGTGCGCTCACCCGCGGACCTGGCCTGGCTCGACGCGCTGATCTGGCCGGAGCACGAGCACCGGCGCACCCGGCTGCGCGCGGCGGCCGCGGTCGCGGCGGCGGACCCGCCGCTGCTCGTGCGCGGTGACCTGGTGGAGGCGCTGCCCTCACTGGCCGCGCGGGCGCCGGCCGGTGCGACGCTGGTCGTGTTCCACACGTCCGTGCTGTACCTGGTGCCGCCGGAGCCGCGCGCGGCGTTCGTGTCACTGGTGCGGTCACTGCCCGGTCACTGGATCTCGAACGAGGCACCGGACGTGCTGCCACCGGCCACCCCGGTCGGCGCGCCGCCGGACGGCCACCACAACCTGCTCGCGCTGGACGGCCGGCCGATCGCCTGGACACGCGGCCACGGACAGGGAATGACGGCCGTGCGCGGGTGA
- a CDS encoding ABC transporter ATP-binding protein — protein MAEIVLDKISKQYPDGTTAVEEVSLEIADGEFVILVGPSGCGKSTTLNMIAGLEDISSGDLLIGGERVNDKAPRDRDIAMVFQSYALYPNMTVRDNMGFPLKLAKLDKAVINQKVEEAAKVLELTPYLDRKPANLSGGQRQRVAMGRAIVRSPKAFLMDEPLSNLDAKLRVQMRTQVSRLQKQLGTTTVYVTHDQTEAMTLGDRVVVMRAGRVQQVGHPQDLYDHPANLFTAGFIGSPSMNFLPAAVSDGHLETPLGKITIPARVRDGLSSSELILGIRPEHFEDAALVDDAQRARGHEFTAPVDLVESMGSDKYAYFTLEGETATSAELEELAADAGGADLPSGASNLVTRFSAESRVRSGEPHRVWLNVDKVHLFDAATGRNLTL, from the coding sequence GTGGCGGAGATAGTTCTCGACAAGATCAGTAAGCAGTACCCGGACGGTACGACCGCGGTCGAGGAGGTGAGCCTGGAGATCGCGGACGGCGAGTTCGTGATCCTGGTCGGCCCGTCCGGCTGCGGCAAGTCCACCACGCTCAACATGATCGCCGGGCTGGAGGACATCAGCTCCGGTGACCTGTTGATCGGCGGCGAGCGGGTCAACGACAAGGCGCCGCGCGACCGGGACATCGCCATGGTGTTCCAGTCCTACGCGCTCTACCCGAACATGACGGTCCGCGACAACATGGGCTTCCCGCTCAAGCTGGCCAAGCTCGACAAGGCGGTGATCAACCAGAAGGTGGAGGAGGCCGCGAAGGTCCTGGAGCTGACGCCCTACCTCGACCGCAAGCCGGCGAACCTCTCCGGTGGCCAGCGCCAGCGCGTCGCCATGGGCCGGGCGATCGTGCGCAGCCCCAAGGCGTTCCTGATGGACGAGCCGCTGTCCAACCTGGACGCGAAGCTGCGCGTGCAGATGCGTACCCAGGTGTCCCGCCTGCAGAAGCAGCTCGGCACCACCACCGTCTACGTGACGCACGACCAGACCGAGGCGATGACGCTCGGCGACCGCGTGGTGGTGATGCGGGCCGGCCGCGTGCAGCAGGTCGGTCACCCGCAGGACCTCTACGACCACCCGGCCAATCTCTTCACGGCCGGCTTCATCGGCTCACCGTCGATGAACTTCCTGCCCGCGGCCGTGTCGGACGGCCACCTGGAGACGCCGCTCGGAAAGATCACGATCCCCGCCCGGGTACGGGACGGGCTCTCCTCGTCCGAGCTGATCCTCGGCATCCGCCCGGAGCACTTCGAGGACGCCGCGCTGGTCGACGACGCCCAGCGGGCCCGGGGCCACGAGTTCACCGCCCCGGTCGACCTGGTCGAGTCGATGGGCTCGGACAAGTACGCCTACTTCACGCTCGAGGGCGAGACGGCCACCTCGGCCGAGCTGGAGGAGCTGGCCGCGGACGCGGGCGGCGCCGACCTGCCGTCCGGCGCATCCAACCTGGTCACCCGCTTCTCCGCCGAGTCCCGGGTCCGTTCCGGCGAACCGCACCGGGTCTGGCTCAACGTCGACAAGGTCCACCTCTTCGACGCGGCCACCGGCCGCAACCTGACGCTGTAG
- a CDS encoding anthranilate synthase family protein, whose translation MFTETISGSRPFALLKREGADEVEAFTGDLSVVGTLADLPLDDRTGPQTLALVPYRQIVERGFDTVDDGTPMECLRITSSATHPLDEVLRALPDTPIVTGDAGFDVGDDDYARKVEEVLRDEIGRGAGANFVIHRTWTATVRTDPRTAALAAFRNLLTGERGAYWTFLVWTGTRYLVGATPERHVSVDRGLVMMNPISGTFRHAAGGDLLEFLADPKERDELYMVLDEELKMMATVAEAGGQVLGPYLKEMSHLTHTEYLLAGRTTRDVRDVLRETMFAPTVTGSPIENAARVIARHERRGRRYYAGVLALLGRDADGGQSLDAPILIRTAELSPTGELRVSVGATLVRHSTPAGEVAETYAKAAGVLAALGLHPRAATGALRTHDHDDPAVRDALAARNDRLARFWLEDRVSAAPRPVFAGRRALIVDGEDTFTGMLAHQLRALGLTVDVRPWHAPGPDRDAFDLLVPGPGPGDPADPDFPPAVALRAVIAERLASGRPMLAVCLSHQLLSGMLGLPLHRRDAPYQGMQRDIPLFGTTRRVGFYSTYTALSGVDRVETAVGPVELARDAADGAVHALRGRGFAGVQFHPESVLSQDGMAVLTGLLTTLFETGSAPTQKSVSDSHIPAVRG comes from the coding sequence TTGTTCACCGAGACCATCTCCGGCTCGCGGCCGTTCGCGCTGCTCAAGCGCGAGGGCGCCGACGAGGTCGAGGCCTTCACCGGGGACCTGAGCGTCGTCGGCACGCTCGCGGACCTGCCGCTCGACGACCGCACCGGGCCGCAGACGCTGGCGCTCGTCCCGTACCGGCAGATCGTGGAACGTGGGTTCGACACGGTCGACGACGGCACGCCGATGGAGTGTCTGCGCATCACGTCGTCGGCCACCCACCCGCTGGACGAGGTCCTCCGGGCGCTCCCGGACACGCCGATCGTCACCGGGGACGCCGGGTTCGACGTCGGCGACGACGACTACGCCCGCAAGGTCGAGGAGGTGCTGCGGGACGAGATCGGGCGCGGTGCGGGCGCGAACTTCGTCATCCACCGCACCTGGACCGCGACGGTCCGGACCGATCCGCGCACGGCCGCGCTCGCCGCGTTCCGGAACCTGCTGACCGGCGAACGCGGCGCGTACTGGACGTTCCTGGTCTGGACCGGCACCCGCTACCTGGTCGGCGCGACGCCGGAGCGGCACGTCAGCGTGGACCGCGGCCTGGTGATGATGAACCCGATCAGCGGTACGTTCCGGCACGCGGCCGGCGGGGACCTGCTGGAGTTCCTGGCCGACCCGAAGGAGCGCGACGAGCTCTACATGGTGCTCGACGAGGAGCTGAAGATGATGGCCACGGTCGCGGAGGCCGGCGGCCAGGTGCTCGGCCCGTACCTGAAGGAGATGTCGCACCTCACCCACACCGAGTACCTGCTGGCCGGCCGCACCACGCGGGACGTGCGCGACGTGCTGCGCGAGACGATGTTCGCGCCGACCGTGACCGGCAGCCCGATCGAGAACGCGGCCCGGGTGATCGCCCGGCACGAGCGACGGGGCCGGCGCTACTACGCGGGCGTGCTCGCGCTGCTCGGCCGGGACGCGGACGGCGGCCAGTCGCTGGACGCGCCGATCCTGATCCGTACCGCGGAGTTGTCGCCGACCGGTGAGCTGCGCGTCTCGGTCGGCGCGACGCTGGTCCGGCACTCGACGCCGGCCGGTGAGGTCGCGGAGACCTACGCCAAGGCCGCGGGCGTGCTGGCCGCGCTCGGCCTGCACCCGCGCGCCGCCACCGGGGCGCTCCGGACCCACGATCACGACGATCCGGCGGTACGGGACGCGCTCGCGGCCCGTAACGACCGGCTCGCCCGGTTCTGGCTCGAGGACCGGGTCTCCGCCGCGCCGCGGCCGGTGTTCGCGGGCCGGCGCGCGCTGATCGTGGACGGGGAGGACACGTTCACCGGCATGCTGGCCCATCAGCTGCGCGCGCTCGGCCTGACGGTGGACGTGCGGCCGTGGCACGCGCCCGGCCCGGACCGGGACGCGTTCGACCTGCTGGTGCCGGGTCCGGGACCGGGTGACCCGGCGGATCCGGATTTTCCGCCCGCGGTGGCGCTGCGCGCGGTGATCGCGGAGCGGCTGGCGTCCGGCCGGCCGATGCTGGCCGTGTGCCTCTCGCACCAGCTGCTGTCCGGCATGCTGGGACTGCCGCTGCACCGCAGAGACGCGCCCTATCAAGGCATGCAGCGCGACATCCCGCTGTTCGGGACGACACGCCGGGTCGGGTTCTACTCCACGTACACCGCGCTGTCCGGCGTGGACCGGGTGGAGACCGCTGTCGGCCCGGTCGAGCTGGCCCGGGACGCGGCGGACGGCGCGGTGCACGCGCTGCGCGGTCGCGGGTTCGCCGGCGTGCAGTTCCATCCTGAGTCGGTGCTCAGTCAGGACGGGATGGCCGTGCTGACCGGCCTGCTGACCACGCTCTTCGAAACCGGAAGCGCTCCCACGCAGAAATCGGTTTCCGATTCGCATATTCCGGCGGTTCGCGGGTAG
- a CDS encoding SulP family inorganic anion transporter, with protein sequence MAIFKHLRVSGSVVAQGDGKLPAGDPDPPPAADGAHGPPVTGEPGSTKAWTWRGDFGASLVVVLIAVPLSLGIAVASGAPLVAGLISAVVGGIVGGLIGGSAVQVSGPAAGLTVIVAGLVQAYGWAATCAIVAAAGVLQLLLGLFRVARAALAVSPAVIHGMLAGVGVVIALSQLHIVLGGTPQSSALDNLIELPGQLIRNHTLTVATGLLTLAVLIAWPRLPTRARVIPAPLAAIAAGTGVAAVLGWDVARVDLPADPLGALVTPQWPDGSWTSIAGAVIAVALVASVESLLCAVAVDRLHDGRRVNLDRELAGQGAANLTAGLLGGLPVAGVIVRSTANAKAGARSRRSTVMHGVWVLALALAAAPAIELIPLGALAALLVAIGVQMVNLAHMRGVHQHGELPVYLLTMAGVVALGLFEGVLIGLGCALLLTIRRLASIHVRVTPELDGSVRVAVDGSLTFLSVPALTRALTAVPARAVVDLSLNIDFMDHAGVTAIDDWRTGYERAGGTVRIDEMLEQWYAPGKSGLPRPVRRTPPVRNRAAWHPLATTLSGRRQLEEGTEEYQSKVAPLVRPLLSELAHGQRPTQLFITCADSRLVPNMITSSGPGDLFTVRNVGNLVPRHGEADPNDSTIAAIEYALAVLPIRTITVCGHSACGAMDALLTPGSAGNMPYLSGWLRHGSHSLDRLSSRPDGPDRLDRLGRENVLQQLENLRTHPAVAAREAAGELELCGGYFDIAEGRLHILSPAAPVTV encoded by the coding sequence ATGGCGATTTTTAAGCATTTAAGGGTATCGGGGAGCGTTGTCGCGCAGGGCGACGGCAAGCTCCCGGCCGGCGATCCGGACCCGCCACCGGCGGCCGACGGCGCCCACGGCCCGCCCGTTACCGGCGAGCCCGGTTCCACAAAGGCCTGGACCTGGCGCGGTGACTTCGGTGCCTCGCTGGTCGTGGTGCTGATCGCCGTGCCGCTCTCACTCGGCATCGCGGTCGCGTCCGGCGCGCCACTGGTCGCCGGCCTGATCAGCGCCGTGGTCGGCGGCATCGTCGGCGGTCTGATCGGCGGCTCAGCCGTGCAGGTCAGCGGCCCGGCGGCCGGCCTCACCGTGATCGTCGCCGGCCTGGTGCAGGCCTACGGATGGGCCGCCACCTGCGCGATCGTCGCCGCGGCCGGCGTGCTGCAACTCCTGCTCGGCCTGTTCCGGGTGGCCCGCGCCGCGCTCGCGGTCTCACCCGCGGTCATCCACGGCATGCTCGCCGGCGTCGGCGTGGTCATCGCGCTCTCCCAGCTGCACATCGTGCTCGGCGGCACGCCGCAGAGCTCCGCGCTGGACAACCTGATCGAGCTGCCCGGCCAGCTCATCCGCAACCACACGCTGACCGTCGCCACCGGCCTGCTCACGCTGGCCGTGCTGATCGCCTGGCCGCGCCTGCCCACCCGCGCGCGGGTGATCCCGGCGCCGCTCGCCGCGATCGCGGCCGGCACCGGCGTCGCGGCCGTGCTCGGCTGGGACGTCGCCCGCGTCGACCTGCCCGCGGACCCGCTCGGCGCGCTCGTCACGCCACAGTGGCCGGACGGCAGCTGGACGTCGATCGCGGGCGCGGTCATCGCGGTCGCGCTGGTCGCCAGCGTCGAGTCGCTGCTCTGCGCGGTGGCCGTGGACCGGCTGCACGACGGCCGGCGCGTCAACCTCGACCGGGAACTGGCCGGACAGGGCGCCGCGAACCTGACCGCCGGACTGCTCGGCGGCCTGCCGGTGGCCGGCGTGATCGTGCGCAGCACCGCGAACGCCAAGGCCGGCGCGCGCAGCCGCCGCTCCACCGTGATGCACGGCGTCTGGGTGCTGGCGCTCGCGCTGGCCGCGGCGCCGGCGATCGAACTGATCCCGCTCGGCGCGCTGGCCGCGCTGCTCGTCGCGATCGGCGTGCAGATGGTCAACCTGGCGCACATGCGCGGCGTGCACCAGCACGGTGAGCTGCCGGTCTACCTGCTGACCATGGCCGGGGTGGTGGCGCTCGGGCTCTTCGAGGGCGTCCTCATCGGGCTCGGCTGCGCGCTGCTGTTGACGATCCGGCGGCTCGCGTCCATCCACGTGCGGGTCACGCCGGAGCTGGACGGCTCGGTCCGGGTCGCGGTGGACGGGTCGCTGACGTTCCTGAGCGTGCCGGCACTGACCCGAGCGCTCACGGCCGTACCCGCGAGAGCCGTTGTTGATCTTTCTTTGAACATCGATTTCATGGACCACGCCGGCGTGACCGCGATCGACGACTGGCGCACCGGATACGAGCGGGCCGGCGGGACCGTCCGCATCGACGAGATGCTCGAGCAGTGGTACGCGCCGGGCAAGTCCGGGCTGCCCCGGCCGGTGCGGCGCACGCCACCGGTCCGCAACCGCGCGGCCTGGCACCCGCTCGCGACCACGCTCTCCGGCCGCCGTCAGCTGGAGGAGGGCACGGAGGAGTACCAGTCGAAGGTGGCACCGCTGGTCCGGCCGCTGCTCAGCGAACTGGCGCACGGTCAGCGACCCACCCAGCTCTTCATCACCTGCGCCGACTCGCGCCTGGTGCCCAACATGATCACGTCGAGCGGGCCGGGTGACCTGTTCACGGTCCGCAACGTCGGCAACCTGGTGCCGCGCCACGGCGAGGCCGACCCGAACGACTCCACGATCGCCGCCATCGAGTACGCGCTGGCGGTGCTTCCGATCCGGACCATCACGGTCTGCGGGCACTCGGCCTGCGGCGCCATGGACGCGCTGCTCACGCCGGGGAGCGCGGGAAACATGCCGTACCTGAGCGGCTGGCTGCGGCACGGCTCGCACAGCCTGGACCGGCTGTCGTCGCGGCCGGACGGGCCCGACCGCCTGGACCGCCTCGGCCGGGAGAACGTGCTGCAACAACTCGAGAACCTGCGCACCCATCCGGCGGTCGCGGCCCGCGAGGCGGCCGGCGAACTGGAGCTGTGCGGCGGCTACTTCGACATCGCCGAGGGGCGCCTGCACATCCTCTCGCCGGCCGCGCCGGTGACCGTCTGA
- a CDS encoding carbohydrate ABC transporter permease translates to MTTALTEQKRRPAPVRERVSKETREKAVWGLLGVLVVAFALIPVLWITSLSFKTPATIADGNFIPREWTLDNYRVIFSTDQFVRALVNSIGIALIATTVAVVLGTMAAYAIARLDFPGKGLLVGVSLLIAMFPQVSLVSPLFEIERRLGLFDTWPGLILPYITFALPLAIYTLSAFFKQIPWDLEKAAKMDGATQAQAFRRVIAPLAAPGVFTTAILVFIFCWNDFLFAISLTSTERSRTVPVALSFFTGESQFEDPTGAISAAAVVITIPIILFVLFFQRRIVSGLTNGAVKG, encoded by the coding sequence ATGACCACGGCGCTCACGGAGCAGAAACGACGACCGGCGCCGGTACGCGAGCGGGTCAGCAAGGAGACGCGGGAGAAGGCCGTCTGGGGCCTGCTGGGCGTGCTCGTGGTCGCGTTCGCGCTGATCCCGGTGCTGTGGATCACGTCGCTGTCGTTCAAGACCCCGGCCACGATCGCGGACGGCAACTTCATCCCGCGGGAGTGGACGCTCGACAACTACCGGGTCATCTTCTCCACCGACCAGTTCGTCCGCGCGCTGGTCAACTCGATCGGCATCGCGCTGATCGCGACCACGGTCGCGGTGGTGCTCGGCACGATGGCCGCGTACGCGATCGCCCGGCTGGACTTCCCCGGCAAGGGGCTGCTGGTCGGCGTGTCGCTGCTGATCGCGATGTTCCCGCAGGTCTCGCTGGTCTCGCCGCTGTTCGAGATCGAGCGCCGGCTCGGCCTGTTCGACACCTGGCCGGGCCTGATCCTGCCGTACATCACGTTCGCGCTGCCGTTGGCGATCTACACGCTCTCCGCGTTCTTCAAGCAGATCCCGTGGGACCTGGAGAAGGCCGCGAAGATGGACGGCGCCACCCAGGCGCAGGCGTTCCGCCGGGTGATCGCGCCGCTGGCCGCACCGGGCGTGTTCACCACCGCGATCCTGGTCTTCATCTTCTGCTGGAACGACTTCCTGTTCGCGATCTCGCTGACCTCCACCGAGCGGTCCCGCACGGTGCCGGTCGCACTGTCGTTCTTCACCGGCGAGTCCCAGTTCGAGGACCCGACCGGCGCGATCTCCGCGGCCGCCGTGGTGATCACGATCCCGATCATTCTGTTCGTGCTGTTCTTCCAGCGTCGCATCGTCTCGGGTCTGACGAACGGCGCGGTCAAGGGGTGA
- a CDS encoding carbohydrate ABC transporter permease, translated as MSTVLSEGKKQERRLGWLLCAPAAVVMVAVTAYPILYSVWLSLQRFDLKFPDERQFVGLDNYVTVLSNGYWWTAFGVTMLITVVTVAIELVLGMGLALIMHRTLVGRGLVRTAALIPYGIVTVVAAFSWRYAWTPDTGYLANLVTPDGAPLTERAGSLAIIIVAEIWKTTPFMALLLMAGLALVPDELMRAASMDGATWWQRFTKVMLPVMKPAILVALLFRTLDSVRVFDNIYVLTAGANETSSVSMIAYNNLLRGLNLGIGSTMSVLIFLTVALIAFVFVKLFGTAAPGASDEGRR; from the coding sequence GTGAGCACGGTCCTCAGTGAGGGCAAGAAACAGGAGCGGCGGCTCGGCTGGCTGCTGTGCGCGCCGGCCGCGGTCGTCATGGTGGCGGTGACGGCGTACCCGATCCTCTATTCGGTCTGGCTGTCGTTGCAGCGGTTCGACCTGAAGTTCCCGGACGAGCGCCAGTTCGTCGGCCTGGACAACTACGTGACGGTGCTGTCCAACGGGTACTGGTGGACCGCGTTCGGCGTCACCATGCTGATCACGGTGGTGACGGTCGCGATCGAGTTGGTGCTCGGCATGGGCCTGGCACTGATCATGCACCGGACGCTGGTCGGGCGCGGGCTGGTCCGGACCGCCGCGCTGATCCCGTACGGCATCGTGACCGTGGTGGCCGCGTTCTCCTGGCGGTACGCGTGGACGCCGGACACCGGGTACCTGGCGAACCTGGTCACGCCGGACGGGGCGCCGCTGACCGAGCGGGCCGGGTCACTGGCGATCATCATCGTGGCGGAGATCTGGAAGACCACGCCGTTCATGGCGCTGCTGCTGATGGCGGGCCTGGCGCTGGTGCCGGACGAGCTGATGCGGGCCGCGTCGATGGACGGGGCGACCTGGTGGCAGCGGTTCACGAAGGTGATGCTGCCGGTGATGAAGCCGGCGATCCTGGTCGCGCTGCTGTTCCGTACCCTCGATTCGGTCCGGGTCTTCGACAACATCTATGTGCTGACGGCCGGTGCGAACGAGACGTCCTCGGTCTCGATGATCGCCTACAACAACCTGTTGCGCGGGCTCAACCTCGGCATCGGCTCCACGATGTCGGTGCTGATCTTCTTGACCGTCGCGCTCATCGCGTTCGTCTTCGTCAAACTCTTCGGCACCGCCGCACCGGGTGCCTCCGACGAGGGGAGGCGCTGA
- a CDS encoding SIR2 family NAD-dependent protein deacylase: MNASTPVWAQHVSRVAMLTGAGVSTASGIPDYRGPDGVWTRDPSAAEAFTYDRFMADAQVRARFWRTYLDHAAWGAEPNPAHRAIASLDRPGLALRVLTQNIDGLQQRAGLAERKVLELHGTMHRTDCTGCRRGVPTTEVRARVAAGEDDPRCTACGGILKLGTVLFGERLNARLLGDAAAIVSASQLVVAAGSSLIVNPVASLCALAVERGAQLVIINRDPTPYDAIAAEVIREDLVAALPRVAGLLTAAPARA; the protein is encoded by the coding sequence ATGAACGCGTCGACGCCCGTCTGGGCGCAGCATGTCAGCCGGGTCGCGATGCTGACCGGAGCCGGGGTGTCCACCGCGTCCGGCATCCCGGACTACCGCGGGCCGGACGGGGTCTGGACTCGGGACCCGTCGGCGGCGGAGGCGTTCACCTACGACCGGTTCATGGCGGACGCCCAGGTCCGGGCGCGGTTCTGGCGGACCTATCTGGACCACGCGGCCTGGGGTGCGGAGCCGAACCCGGCGCACCGCGCGATCGCGTCGCTGGACCGGCCGGGGCTGGCGCTGCGCGTGCTGACCCAGAACATCGACGGGCTGCAGCAGCGGGCCGGGCTGGCCGAGCGGAAGGTGCTGGAGCTGCACGGCACCATGCACCGCACGGACTGCACCGGCTGCCGGCGCGGCGTGCCGACGACGGAGGTCCGGGCGCGGGTCGCGGCGGGGGAGGACGATCCGCGCTGCACGGCGTGCGGCGGCATCCTCAAGCTCGGCACCGTGCTGTTCGGTGAGCGGCTGAACGCGCGGCTGCTCGGCGACGCGGCCGCGATCGTGTCCGCGTCGCAGCTGGTCGTCGCGGCGGGCAGTTCGCTGATCGTGAACCCGGTCGCGTCGCTGTGCGCGCTCGCGGTGGAGCGGGGCGCCCAGCTGGTGATCATCAACCGGGATCCGACGCCCTACGACGCGATCGCGGCCGAGGTGATCCGCGAGGACCTGGTCGCGGCGCTGCCCCGGGTGGCCGGCCTGCTGACCGCCGCGCCGGCTCGCGCCTGA